Proteins encoded within one genomic window of Parcubacteria group bacterium CG10_big_fil_rev_8_21_14_0_10_36_14:
- a CDS encoding nucleoid-associated protein, YbaB/EbfC family, whose protein sequence is MFDKLKGLKNMQEQAKKMQSELSSQRTTASEGGVVLTLDGNMELHDIRINESLLTPEKKNNLETLIKIAHRKATKQAQKQMAKKMRESGGLGNLGIPGF, encoded by the coding sequence ATGTTTGATAAACTCAAGGGGTTAAAAAATATGCAGGAACAAGCAAAAAAAATGCAATCCGAACTTTCCTCGCAAAGAACAACCGCAAGCGAAGGTGGAGTCGTCCTCACTTTGGATGGCAATATGGAACTCCACGATATCCGGATAAACGAATCGCTACTTACTCCGGAGAAAAAAAATAATTTGGAAACACTTATCAAGATCGCCCACAGAAAAGCAACAAAACAGGCGCAAAAACAAATGGCAAAAAAAATGCGCGAATCGGGCGGTCTTGGCAATCTGGGAATTCCCGGGTTTTAG